A stretch of the Vigna radiata var. radiata cultivar VC1973A chromosome 7, Vradiata_ver6, whole genome shotgun sequence genome encodes the following:
- the LOC106766188 gene encoding chalcone synthase-like yields the protein MAHLYEIREKQRARSPATILAIATANPSHCIYQSDFTDYYFRVTKSDHMTDHKAKLKRICEKSMIEKRHIHLTEEMLKENPNISTYEEPSLNARQDILVEEVPKLGEKAASKALKEWGRAITDITHLIFCSTSGIDMPGADYQLVRLLGLKPSTKRFMLYHQGCFAGGTVLRLAKDLAENNVGARVLVVRSEITVVTFRGPCETHLDSLVGQALFGDGASSVIVGSDPDTAIERPLFHLVSASETILPNSEGAIEGHLREVGLTFHLKDNVPHLIGDNIEKSLEEAFHPLGINDWNSLFWVAHPGGPAILKXIEXXLGLNPDKLRATKQVLKEYGNMXSACVLFILDEMRRWSLEEGKSSTGEGLKWGVLYGFGPGLTMETIVLHSVAIDPKN from the exons ATGGCACATTTGTATGAAATCCGAGAGAAACAAAGAGCTCGTAGCCCAGCCACCATACTCGCCATTGCCACTGCAAACCCATCCCACTGCATTTACCAATCTGACTTCACTGATTATTACTTTCGAGTCACCAAGAGCGATCACATGACTGATCACAAGGCTAAGTTGAAACGCATAT GTGAGAAGTCTATGATAGAGAAACGGCACATACATCTGACTGAAGAAATGCTGAAAGAAAACCCGAACATAAGCACTTACGAGGAACCATCGTTGAATGCACGACAAGACATACTGGTTGAGGAGGTTCCTAAGCTTGGTGAGAAGGCAGCATCTAAAGCCTTAAAGGAATGGGGCAGGGCAATAACAGATATTACTCATCTCATATTTTGCTCCACCTCGGGCATAGACATGCCTGGTGCTGATTACCAACTTGTGAGGCTCTTAGGCCTTAAACCATCCACCAAAAGGTTCATGTTATACCATCAAGGTTGTTTTGCTGGTGGCACCGTGCTTCGTCTCGCAAAAGACCTTGCTGAAAATAATGTTGGAGCACGCGTTCTGGTGGTGCGTTCTGAGATCACAGTTGTCACCTTTCGTGGACCCTGTGAAACACACTTGGACTCGTTGGTGGGTCAAGCACTATTCGGAGATGGAGCTTCATCAGTGATCGTGGGATCTGATCCTGACACAGCCATCGAACGACCACTCTTTCATCTTGTTTCAGCATCTGAGACGATTCTTCCAAATTCTGAGGGGGCAATTGAAGGACACCTGCGTGAGGTGGGGCTAACCTTCCATCTTAAGGACAACGTTCCTCATTTGATCGGAGATAACATAGAGAAAAGCCTTGAAGAAGCCTTTCACCCACTCGGGATCAATGACTGGAACTCGTTGTTCTGGGTTGCGCACCCTGGTGGCCCTGCAATCTTGAAGCNGATAGAAGNAANGCTTGGGTTGAACCCTGATAAATTGAGAGCGACGAAACAGGTTCTGAAAGAGTATGGAAACATGTNNAGTGCATGTGTGTTGTTTATACTGGATGAGATGAGAAGATGGTCCTTGGAGGAAGGGAAATCAAGTACTGGTGAAGGACTGAAGTGGGGTGTTCTATATGGGTTTGGCCCTGGCTTGACCATGGAGACCATTGTTTTGCATAGCGTAGCCATAGACCCAAAGAACTAA